A region from the Thermanaeromonas toyohensis ToBE genome encodes:
- a CDS encoding 4Fe-4S dicluster domain-containing protein: protein MKKQIFHRPERCLFCLSCELACAATQKKARREELPAWPRLKAGHLCSHCQDAPCVRGCTSGAMHFDERGYVISDSEKCVGCWMCIALCPQGAVIPRPDGERKVWKCDGCQDRGTIPACTAACPTGALVWSESPWEI from the coding sequence ATGAAAAAACAAATATTCCATCGCCCGGAACGCTGTCTTTTTTGCTTGAGCTGTGAGCTGGCTTGTGCTGCTACCCAGAAAAAGGCCAGGCGGGAAGAACTCCCCGCCTGGCCACGACTTAAAGCGGGGCACCTTTGTAGCCATTGTCAGGATGCACCCTGTGTGCGCGGCTGTACCAGTGGAGCCATGCATTTTGATGAGAGGGGATATGTAATCTCCGACTCCGAAAAGTGCGTTGGCTGCTGGATGTGCATAGCTTTATGCCCGCAAGGAGCAGTAATACCCCGGCCGGATGGCGAACGCAAAGTTTGGAAATGTGACGGCTGCCAAGACCGGGGTACTATACCTGCTTGCACTGCTGCCTGTCCGACGGGCGCCCTGGTATGGTCCGAAAGTCCGTGGGAAATTTAA
- a CDS encoding 4Fe-4S dicluster domain-containing protein: MLIDTTLCIECQACVVACLQENSRENPWPRIKACTSFPKNCRHCAEPACTAFCPSGALKKTEAGVVTWEEELCLGCKLCLSFCPFGSVNFDLERGQPVKCLFCSERLKTGLEPACTAVCPTGARVFGEEEEIEKLARDKMAELKGKGRKAIFFNTDAHRDGIIILMESEEEHGFNLGV, encoded by the coding sequence ATGCTAATTGATACCACCCTCTGTATAGAATGCCAGGCCTGCGTTGTGGCTTGCCTACAAGAAAATAGCCGCGAGAATCCCTGGCCGCGCATTAAGGCTTGTACCTCTTTCCCCAAAAACTGTCGGCATTGTGCCGAGCCCGCCTGTACCGCTTTTTGCCCCAGTGGGGCGTTAAAGAAAACAGAGGCAGGAGTTGTCACCTGGGAGGAAGAGCTTTGCCTGGGGTGCAAACTTTGCCTTTCCTTTTGTCCCTTTGGTTCGGTCAACTTTGACCTCGAACGAGGCCAGCCTGTCAAATGTCTCTTTTGTTCGGAGCGCCTGAAAACAGGCCTGGAGCCGGCCTGTACAGCTGTCTGCCCTACTGGAGCGCGGGTATTCGGGGAAGAGGAAGAGATTGAAAAGCTGGCGCGGGATAAAATGGCAGAGTTAAAAGGTAAGGGCAGGAAAGCCATCTTCTTTAATACTGATGCCCACCGGGACGGGATAATCATCTTAATGGAAAGCGAGGAGGAACATGGCTTTAATCTTGGGGTTTAG
- a CDS encoding NAD(P)/FAD-dependent oxidoreductase: MRYVIIGNSAAGTFAAEALRALDPEAKITMISREEGPPYSRCLLPYYLEGAISEEGLYIRPPGFYEVLGIEAYLGREAVQIHPGLKKVFLDDGREIIYDRLLLATGAEPRLPPIPGRELFGVFTFRHLEDARKLRQQALKSRRAVVVGGGLVGVEVAAALRGLGLEVTLVEFLPHLLPQALDERGSSLVQKALASHGIEVILERQVAAILGEDEVKAALLNDGRLIPCDLVVVAVGVRAAIDLLSPWGAEVNLGLVVNDFLQTSLPGIYAAGDVVEHYDLAQGKRGVTAVWPAAATQGRVAGCNMAGRKARLAGYINVNTAEICGLRIAAAGLPKALSKEDHEYYYLDRASCQYRKIVTRQGRLVGMILIGRIEGAGILANFILKGEIIEGYEREILHGNFWAKGRRWWYAGLQPGQVLAANPYLAEGKEYTYAL, translated from the coding sequence TTGCGGTATGTAATTATTGGCAACAGCGCAGCAGGCACTTTTGCCGCCGAAGCGTTGCGAGCTTTAGATCCGGAAGCCAAGATAACTATGATCTCCCGGGAGGAGGGGCCGCCTTACTCCCGTTGTCTTTTACCCTATTACCTGGAAGGAGCCATAAGTGAAGAGGGGCTATACATACGGCCGCCGGGCTTTTATGAGGTCCTAGGGATCGAGGCTTATTTAGGGCGGGAGGCTGTACAAATCCACCCGGGGCTTAAGAAGGTTTTCCTGGATGACGGCCGGGAGATAATCTACGATCGTCTCCTGTTAGCCACTGGAGCTGAACCCCGCCTTCCTCCTATTCCTGGCCGGGAGCTTTTTGGGGTATTCACCTTCCGGCATCTGGAAGATGCCCGTAAACTTCGCCAGCAAGCCCTAAAGTCGCGCCGGGCAGTGGTAGTAGGCGGCGGGCTGGTAGGGGTGGAGGTGGCTGCCGCTTTAAGGGGTTTAGGTCTAGAAGTAACCCTGGTGGAATTTCTCCCCCACCTCTTGCCCCAGGCTTTAGATGAAAGGGGGAGCAGTCTAGTCCAGAAGGCCTTGGCAAGCCACGGGATTGAAGTGATACTCGAGCGCCAGGTGGCGGCTATTTTAGGGGAGGACGAGGTAAAAGCTGCCCTTTTAAACGACGGCCGCCTTATCCCGTGCGATCTGGTTGTAGTGGCTGTGGGGGTCAGGGCGGCAATAGATCTGCTTTCTCCCTGGGGAGCGGAAGTAAATTTAGGCTTGGTAGTAAACGACTTCCTTCAGACCAGCCTCCCCGGCATATATGCAGCGGGGGACGTAGTCGAGCACTACGACCTCGCCCAGGGGAAAAGGGGGGTCACTGCCGTCTGGCCCGCAGCGGCAACCCAAGGCCGGGTGGCGGGATGCAATATGGCCGGGCGAAAGGCTCGCCTGGCAGGGTATATAAATGTAAACACGGCGGAAATCTGTGGGTTACGGATAGCCGCAGCCGGGCTGCCCAAGGCTTTATCTAAGGAAGACCACGAGTATTACTACCTGGATAGAGCTTCCTGCCAGTACCGGAAAATAGTGACCCGGCAGGGAAGGTTAGTAGGGATGATCCTTATAGGCAGAATAGAAGGGGCGGGAATTTTGGCTAACTTTATACTAAAAGGGGAAATAATCGAGGGTTATGAACGGGAAATATTGCATGGCAACTTCTGGGCCAAGGGGAGGAGGTGGTGGTATGCCGGGCTACAACCTGGCCAAGTATTGGCGGCTAACCCATACCTTGCCGAAGGAAAAGAGTATACTTATGCCCTATAG
- the queG gene encoding tRNA epoxyqueuosine(34) reductase QueG, with the protein MEALLGKASELGFKAGVIEARVVFERGLARLKEREEYRWVTPFVSGSLEQRCRPLSLYPGARTVIALAYPWYFPDPAPWKPGQGIIAMSARGEDYHRVLRRRLEPLVSWLREQGARLVVTQVDNGPLLEREAAFWAGLGYYGYNCSLIVPGWGSWVALGLIVTDLEIEPTPYQEERRCKECGQCFAACPSGALIGPYILNPSRCLSYLTQKRGFLPREVRSLLGARLYGCDTCQEVCPENEGLSREQAQLAKPFPFPDLVNVLQLDNHSFKEQFGATALAWRGKGVLKRNALIALGNSGYATEEAIKIMEQFLSSPSAILRAHAAWALGQLKVPHSHLALEMALQKEQDPMVRQELEKALFSY; encoded by the coding sequence CTGGAAGCTCTTTTAGGCAAGGCTTCAGAACTAGGCTTTAAAGCGGGAGTTATTGAAGCCAGGGTTGTATTTGAGCGCGGTTTAGCTAGGCTTAAAGAGCGGGAAGAGTACCGGTGGGTGACCCCTTTTGTTTCCGGGAGTTTAGAACAGCGCTGCCGGCCCTTAAGCCTTTATCCCGGGGCGCGGACAGTGATAGCTCTAGCTTATCCCTGGTACTTCCCAGATCCGGCTCCCTGGAAGCCGGGTCAAGGGATAATCGCCATGAGCGCCCGCGGCGAAGATTACCACCGGGTGCTACGGAGACGTCTGGAACCCTTAGTATCTTGGCTCAGAGAGCAAGGAGCTAGGCTAGTAGTTACCCAGGTGGACAATGGCCCGCTCCTGGAACGGGAAGCAGCCTTTTGGGCTGGCCTAGGATATTATGGGTATAACTGTTCCCTGATAGTACCTGGGTGGGGTTCCTGGGTGGCCCTAGGGTTGATAGTAACAGATTTAGAAATCGAACCCACTCCTTACCAGGAGGAAAGGCGGTGTAAGGAGTGTGGACAGTGTTTTGCCGCTTGTCCCTCAGGGGCCCTAATCGGGCCTTACATTTTGAATCCCAGCCGATGCCTTTCCTACCTCACCCAGAAGAGAGGTTTTTTACCCAGGGAGGTAAGGAGTCTCCTAGGTGCGCGGTTGTATGGATGTGATACGTGTCAGGAAGTATGTCCAGAAAATGAAGGTTTATCAAGGGAGCAAGCCCAGTTGGCTAAACCTTTCCCTTTTCCGGATTTAGTTAATGTTTTGCAATTAGATAATCACTCGTTTAAGGAACAGTTTGGTGCTACAGCCCTGGCCTGGAGGGGGAAAGGGGTATTAAAGCGTAACGCGCTTATAGCCTTAGGTAATAGTGGGTATGCTACGGAAGAGGCTATCAAGATCATGGAGCAATTCTTAAGCTCTCCCTCGGCTATCCTCCGGGCCCATGCTGCCTGGGCTTTAGGACAGCTTAAAGTACCCCATTCCCATCTAGCCTTGGAAATGGCCCTCCAGAAAGAACAAGACCCTATGGTTCGCCAGGAACTCGAGAAAGCCTTGTTTAGTTATTGA
- a CDS encoding cytochrome ubiquinol oxidase subunit I — MNTLTLSRIQFALTSAFHFLYVPLTIGLAVLIAIMEYRYWRTQNPVWDEMARFWTKLLAINFAIGVASGITLEFQFGTNWANYSRFVGDIFGAPLAAEGVFAFFLESTFIGLLLFGRDRVSPFMRFFAALMVALGTNLSAFWILAANSWQQTPAGYQIEGGRAVLTSFVEAVFNPSTVPRFLHTIAASYITAAFFVTGISAYYLLKKRNEDMAVPSLKLAFIFGLIFTLLQILWGHNHARQVAHTQPVKLAAFEAQWETKEAAPLLLFALPDPASERNTLEVGLPGMLSLLVHGDTQGTIQGLKDFPPELRPPLIPVFFAYRLMVLLGLYLAGVMLWGAYLWLRGQFTTRSSFLKVLLYSIPIPYVASQLGWLATEVGRQPWIVYGLLKTSEAVSPLPAGQVLTTLVAFTVFYIILFGIFLFLMFREVKGYGMGPGVKEQLKVGGITGVHGSYGVR; from the coding sequence ATGAATACCCTTACCCTCTCCCGCATTCAGTTTGCCTTGACCTCAGCCTTTCATTTCCTTTATGTTCCCCTCACCATCGGGCTAGCGGTGCTTATCGCTATAATGGAGTACCGTTATTGGCGAACCCAGAATCCTGTTTGGGATGAGATGGCTCGCTTTTGGACCAAGCTATTGGCTATAAACTTTGCCATCGGCGTAGCTAGCGGTATAACTTTAGAATTTCAATTCGGAACCAATTGGGCCAATTATTCTCGCTTTGTAGGTGATATATTTGGAGCCCCCCTGGCGGCGGAAGGGGTTTTTGCCTTTTTCCTGGAGTCTACATTCATCGGCTTGCTCCTCTTCGGAAGGGATCGCGTTTCCCCCTTTATGCGCTTTTTTGCAGCTTTGATGGTGGCCCTGGGCACCAATCTCTCTGCTTTCTGGATTCTGGCCGCCAATTCCTGGCAGCAGACTCCGGCTGGGTATCAAATAGAGGGCGGCCGGGCCGTGTTAACTAGCTTTGTGGAGGCAGTCTTCAACCCTTCTACAGTCCCCCGTTTCTTGCACACCATTGCCGCGTCCTATATAACTGCAGCTTTCTTCGTTACGGGTATCAGTGCTTATTACCTTCTCAAAAAGAGAAACGAAGATATGGCGGTACCTTCTCTGAAATTGGCCTTCATTTTCGGGCTCATCTTTACCCTGCTCCAGATCCTGTGGGGCCATAACCATGCCCGGCAAGTAGCGCATACCCAGCCAGTTAAATTGGCAGCCTTTGAAGCCCAGTGGGAAACTAAAGAGGCTGCACCCCTGCTTCTCTTCGCCCTGCCTGATCCGGCCAGCGAAAGGAACACCTTGGAGGTAGGGCTTCCCGGGATGCTAAGCCTACTGGTGCACGGCGATACCCAGGGAACAATCCAGGGTTTAAAAGACTTCCCCCCAGAACTCCGGCCACCCCTAATACCAGTCTTCTTCGCTTACCGGCTTATGGTCCTTTTAGGGCTATATTTGGCTGGAGTAATGCTCTGGGGTGCTTACTTGTGGTTACGCGGTCAGTTTACTACCCGTTCCTCTTTCTTAAAGGTGCTCCTTTACTCTATACCTATACCTTATGTGGCCAGCCAGCTAGGGTGGTTGGCTACCGAGGTAGGCCGGCAACCCTGGATAGTATACGGATTGCTTAAGACCTCGGAAGCAGTCTCTCCTTTACCGGCGGGTCAGGTACTAACTACTTTGGTGGCTTTTACTGTTTTCTACATTATCTTGTTTGGTATTTTCTTGTTCCTTATGTTCCGCGAGGTCAAGGGCTACGGTATGGGCCCGGGGGTTAAGGAGCAATTAAAAGTTGGTGGGATAACTGGAGTGCATGGTTCTTATGGAGTGAGATGA
- a CDS encoding molybdopterin-containing oxidoreductase family protein produces the protein MPGYNLAKYWRLTHTLPKEKSILMPYSLKKSVCGLCNGGCGLLIKVDQEGKICAVYGDPENPWNKGRICPKPMEAAQSLNHPLRVRHPLKKERGFYRRITWEEALDHIAPQWKEAREKGGNSAVAAIISKVGGSHSKFALSVFAELTGLNTYGTAPVCYESERKVRISLFGSAATPNPLSDVVEARLVILLGNNLAQTKAGQFPWIKEAQRKGTKVIVIDVRYTETACQADQFIRVRPGTDAALGLALLNFIITRGYYDRELVEKHTLGFEELARAVEACTPEWAAAITGVEVDTILALGQDLANLRPALLYPGRGVCCVNNGAPALWSFEALMALLGNIGKPGGGIISHIVDYGKMQGLIPEGLRAKPEVKYTAQELYQAMLEGKIRVLYIAGNPAATWPDSNLMREALRRVPLVIHHTLFFDDTSAQADIILPATHWLEEAGVQASVHRVLQWREAVTQPPPEAKPAAEFFRLLAGRLGLPLEYFPTDPAAAWELERQYTPQVSGISVAALKEAKGGISYPCRQGEAPQRRLYSRLNFGTPSGKIELYQRDPKVLPAAVPSYLDPLQGPGNDPHLKNEYPFFLSTAKVAYHYHTQNQYSSFAGRVGKPYLEINAELARVLGIREGEKIEVETRFGSLALPARLSTAVPPDCFFTQPYYSEAGTGLKPANSLYPIEVDPVGGNFIQKNLQCRLKRDLRG, from the coding sequence ATGCCGGGCTACAACCTGGCCAAGTATTGGCGGCTAACCCATACCTTGCCGAAGGAAAAGAGTATACTTATGCCCTATAGCTTAAAGAAAAGCGTATGCGGCCTGTGCAATGGCGGCTGTGGCCTCCTTATAAAAGTAGACCAGGAGGGGAAAATATGTGCTGTTTACGGGGATCCGGAGAACCCCTGGAACAAGGGCCGCATATGTCCCAAACCCATGGAGGCTGCCCAGTCCTTAAATCATCCCTTAAGGGTACGCCATCCCCTAAAAAAGGAGCGGGGGTTTTACCGCCGGATTACCTGGGAGGAGGCTCTGGATCATATAGCCCCCCAGTGGAAGGAGGCCCGGGAGAAAGGAGGCAACTCGGCGGTAGCGGCTATAATTTCCAAAGTAGGTGGTTCCCACAGCAAATTTGCCTTAAGCGTTTTTGCCGAGCTCACCGGCCTTAACACTTACGGCACGGCCCCGGTCTGCTATGAAAGCGAGCGGAAAGTAAGAATCTCTCTTTTCGGCTCTGCTGCTACCCCCAACCCGCTAAGCGATGTGGTGGAAGCGAGGCTAGTTATCCTTTTAGGTAATAACCTGGCCCAGACTAAAGCCGGTCAGTTCCCCTGGATTAAAGAAGCCCAGCGTAAGGGGACTAAGGTAATTGTTATTGATGTGCGCTATACAGAGACCGCCTGCCAAGCGGATCAGTTTATCCGTGTCCGGCCAGGTACTGATGCTGCCCTGGGCCTGGCGCTTCTCAACTTCATCATTACCAGGGGATATTATGACCGCGAGTTGGTAGAAAAGCATACTTTGGGGTTTGAAGAGCTAGCCCGGGCGGTAGAAGCTTGCACGCCGGAGTGGGCCGCTGCCATAACAGGTGTAGAAGTAGATACTATCCTAGCTTTAGGCCAGGACCTGGCCAATTTAAGGCCGGCCCTCCTCTACCCGGGGCGGGGGGTTTGCTGCGTCAATAACGGCGCCCCTGCCCTGTGGTCTTTTGAAGCACTCATGGCCCTCCTGGGTAACATTGGCAAACCAGGCGGGGGTATAATTTCTCATATAGTAGATTATGGTAAAATGCAAGGCTTGATACCGGAAGGCTTGCGGGCCAAGCCAGAGGTAAAATATACTGCCCAGGAACTTTACCAGGCCATGCTGGAGGGCAAAATTCGAGTATTATATATAGCAGGGAATCCTGCTGCCACCTGGCCTGATAGCAACTTGATGCGCGAAGCCCTGAGGAGGGTACCGCTAGTCATCCACCATACCCTCTTTTTTGATGATACCTCAGCCCAGGCCGATATTATCTTGCCAGCTACCCACTGGCTGGAAGAAGCTGGGGTACAGGCTAGTGTTCACCGGGTTCTTCAGTGGCGGGAGGCGGTAACCCAGCCGCCGCCGGAGGCCAAGCCGGCGGCCGAGTTTTTCCGCCTGCTGGCAGGAAGATTAGGCTTGCCTCTAGAATATTTCCCCACTGATCCAGCCGCAGCCTGGGAGCTAGAACGGCAATATACCCCACAGGTAAGCGGTATAAGCGTGGCTGCCTTGAAAGAGGCCAAGGGAGGCATTAGCTACCCCTGCCGCCAGGGCGAAGCCCCTCAAAGGCGGCTTTATAGCCGGTTAAATTTCGGCACTCCTTCCGGCAAGATCGAACTATACCAGCGCGATCCCAAAGTGCTACCAGCAGCCGTGCCTTCTTACCTGGATCCCCTGCAAGGCCCAGGCAACGACCCGCATTTGAAAAATGAATACCCCTTTTTCTTAAGTACTGCCAAAGTGGCCTATCACTACCATACCCAGAATCAATATAGCTCCTTTGCAGGCCGGGTCGGGAAGCCTTACCTAGAGATAAACGCTGAGCTAGCCCGGGTACTAGGTATAAGAGAAGGGGAAAAGATAGAAGTGGAGACTCGCTTCGGTTCCCTAGCGTTACCAGCCCGACTATCTACCGCCGTGCCGCCGGATTGCTTCTTTACCCAGCCCTATTATAGCGAAGCTGGTACTGGTTTAAAGCCAGCCAATTCGCTATATCCCATAGAGGTGGACCCAGTAGGTGGAAACTTTATCCAGAAGAATTTACAGTGCCGCCTTAAGCGGGACTTGAGGGGGTGA
- a CDS encoding flavodoxin family protein codes for MALILGFSGSPIPDSNLDFIIQEILKASGQEAEFIKLSRYNLRPCLGCLQCASTNECIQADGMNELLKKIRAARAIVVGGFPTFFSLNALTKTFLERWYPLKHRVMLTRGKLGVVVAGGFRDSARVEEYLTSFFKWYHIEVIGSLRVPGNAPCLSCGFGEECTYSNVPLFYGSDKIKPEMFCTARENLGLMEKARSLGRELGKRTGNGLYQLGTNQ; via the coding sequence ATGGCTTTAATCTTGGGGTTTAGTGGCAGCCCTATACCTGACAGCAATCTGGATTTTATTATTCAGGAGATCCTCAAAGCTTCTGGCCAGGAGGCGGAATTCATAAAGCTTTCCCGGTATAACCTCCGGCCCTGCCTGGGCTGCCTCCAATGTGCCTCTACCAACGAGTGTATCCAGGCAGATGGCATGAACGAGCTTTTAAAAAAAATAAGAGCGGCCCGGGCTATTGTGGTGGGGGGGTTCCCCACTTTTTTTAGCCTAAACGCCCTGACCAAGACTTTTCTTGAGCGTTGGTACCCCCTTAAACACCGGGTTATGCTCACCCGCGGGAAATTAGGAGTAGTGGTGGCCGGGGGCTTTCGGGACTCTGCCAGAGTAGAAGAATATTTAACTTCCTTCTTTAAGTGGTATCATATAGAGGTGATAGGGAGCTTACGGGTTCCGGGCAATGCTCCTTGCCTTTCCTGCGGCTTTGGGGAAGAGTGCACCTATAGCAATGTTCCTTTATTTTACGGGAGCGATAAGATAAAACCGGAGATGTTCTGTACGGCTAGGGAGAACCTGGGGCTGATGGAGAAAGCCCGCAGCTTGGGGCGTGAGTTGGGTAAGAGGACGGGCAATGGACTATACCAGCTAGGCACAAACCAATGA
- a CDS encoding RrF2 family transcriptional regulator, translating into MRLTQATDYALRATLYLARIEVGEVVDAETIAREEAIPLRFLLKIFRSLIKAKLVEAVRGAKGGYRLARPPDKITLLDVIQAVEGPVEINRCLVDPEYCSKKWANFCPVHETLSTVQKVVNELLDSISLAELVHKSKRDTRDTKEVI; encoded by the coding sequence ATCCGCTTAACTCAAGCCACGGACTATGCCTTAAGGGCAACTTTGTACCTGGCCAGGATAGAAGTAGGAGAGGTGGTAGATGCGGAAACCATTGCCCGGGAAGAAGCCATCCCCTTAAGATTTCTCCTTAAGATCTTTCGCTCCTTGATAAAGGCTAAACTCGTAGAAGCCGTAAGGGGAGCAAAGGGGGGGTATCGCTTAGCTCGACCGCCAGATAAAATAACCCTTTTGGATGTGATACAGGCTGTAGAAGGTCCGGTAGAAATCAATCGGTGCTTAGTAGATCCTGAATATTGTTCTAAAAAATGGGCTAATTTTTGTCCTGTGCATGAAACCCTCTCTACGGTGCAAAAGGTAGTAAACGAACTTTTAGATTCAATTTCCCTGGCCGAGCTAGTTCACAAAAGTAAACGTGATACCCGAGATACTAAAGAAGTTATATAA